From the genome of Synergistetes bacterium HGW-Synergistetes-1, one region includes:
- the serA gene encoding phosphoglycerate dehydrogenase, protein MAQNKKWKVLVAETVGEAGLQMLRDAPDIDLIEEVGMTRENLLKKLPEMDAVLTRSGTKMDEEALNAAVKLKVVARAGVGVDNVNVPVASRKGVVVINAPTGNTLAAAELTMALMLGLVRKVPQAFGSLRSGEWDRKRFSGHQLSGKKVLVLGLGRIGAAVAQRCRAFGMDVIAYDPYTPKKKAESLGIPMREDIADALSIADVVTIHMPLTSDTTNLIDEKMLKAFKKGAYLINCARGGIVDEKAAADAVRDGRLSGIAFDVYTAEPMCEGHPFLAKDIEDRIVITPHLGASTEEAQTEVAKIAAENMIAALRGEPYEHAVNLPFLEQKLNKAQKAFLMLSRKMGILGAKLAETECGAVQSCHIMLRGDMFSEDEPMPNRLCAYSIAVLKGLFEVSRGPEVSYMLAPLLAKDSGLTVEESIGDPKTYKNTVEITLDAEKCKVSLIGTITEEGRMRIVKVNEYWLDFVPNGKLILFQNHDRPGVIGKIGNILGESKINIANFALGRKDNSGLALGALEIDSDIDESIRKKLEKSGDMLWLTLIDFTEAE, encoded by the coding sequence ATGGCTCAAAATAAAAAATGGAAGGTACTTGTGGCGGAGACTGTCGGTGAAGCCGGCCTTCAGATGCTCAGAGATGCTCCTGACATTGATTTGATAGAAGAAGTCGGCATGACACGTGAAAACCTTCTTAAAAAACTGCCCGAAATGGACGCTGTTCTCACAAGGAGCGGAACAAAGATGGACGAGGAGGCCCTGAACGCCGCGGTCAAATTGAAGGTAGTTGCCCGTGCAGGTGTAGGGGTGGACAATGTCAACGTTCCTGTTGCGAGCCGTAAAGGCGTAGTGGTAATAAATGCACCTACCGGAAACACACTTGCAGCAGCAGAGCTGACAATGGCTCTTATGTTGGGTCTAGTAAGAAAGGTTCCGCAGGCATTTGGTTCCCTCAGGAGCGGTGAATGGGACAGAAAAAGATTCTCAGGCCATCAGCTCAGCGGAAAGAAGGTCCTCGTTCTCGGACTTGGAAGGATAGGAGCCGCAGTTGCCCAGCGCTGCCGCGCTTTTGGGATGGATGTGATCGCATACGATCCCTACACGCCGAAGAAGAAGGCCGAATCACTGGGCATACCAATGAGGGAAGATATTGCTGATGCGCTCTCAATAGCTGACGTTGTCACGATCCACATGCCTTTGACATCTGATACCACGAATCTTATCGATGAAAAAATGCTGAAAGCATTCAAAAAGGGAGCATATCTCATCAACTGCGCAAGAGGCGGTATAGTTGACGAAAAGGCCGCAGCAGATGCGGTAAGGGACGGAAGGCTTTCGGGGATAGCATTTGACGTTTATACCGCGGAACCTATGTGTGAAGGTCACCCCTTCCTTGCCAAAGACATTGAGGACAGGATCGTTATAACTCCGCACCTTGGAGCCAGTACAGAAGAGGCACAGACAGAGGTGGCAAAGATCGCTGCAGAGAATATGATAGCTGCACTGCGGGGAGAGCCGTACGAACATGCCGTAAACCTCCCCTTTCTGGAGCAAAAGCTTAACAAGGCCCAGAAAGCATTCCTAATGCTTTCAAGGAAAATGGGAATACTGGGAGCCAAACTTGCGGAAACAGAGTGCGGTGCTGTACAGAGCTGCCACATTATGCTGCGCGGAGATATGTTCAGCGAGGATGAACCAATGCCAAACAGACTTTGCGCTTACAGCATCGCTGTACTTAAAGGCCTTTTTGAAGTCAGCCGCGGTCCCGAAGTTTCATACATGCTGGCTCCCCTCCTTGCCAAGGACAGCGGTCTGACAGTGGAAGAGAGCATTGGAGATCCTAAAACATATAAAAATACTGTTGAGATAACACTGGATGCCGAAAAGTGCAAAGTGTCGCTTATTGGTACCATCACTGAAGAGGGCCGTATGCGTATCGTAAAGGTAAACGAATATTGGCTCGACTTTGTTCCCAACGGCAAACTCATACTTTTCCAGAATCACGACAGGCCCGGTGTAATAGGAAAGATTGGAAATATACTTGGTGAGTCCAAGATCAACATTGCCAATTTTGCCCTTGGAAGAAAGGACAACAGCGGACTTGCCCTTGGCGCGCTTGAGATAGACAGCGACATTGACGAATCGATCAGAAAAAAACTGGAAAAGAGCGGGGACATGCTTTGGCTCACCCTTATAGATTTTACGGAGGCTGAGTAA
- a CDS encoding geranyl transferase: MGKTDADLKVKKELQKYRDLFEEYLDVSSELRNRGVPEKLRQAMDYSLFAGGKRLRPVLCLAAAEKCGCDLRDALPLALGFEMLHTATLIHDDLPCMDNDDMRRGKPSNHAVFGETLAVLAGDALLALSLEFPLCHSKNIEPHKLLRAMQIFSSAIGPAGVCGGQVLDMDTAPAATDPKYVRKIASLKTGTLIRAAITAGAALGTDDENVLSCCYEYGTHIGSAFQIIDDILDVSSTAEELGKTPGKDAEQGKITHVSVYGMKIAAKMAEEETMLAKKSILKILPEDNFLSEFTEYLLRRTH; encoded by the coding sequence ATGGGCAAAACTGACGCGGACCTGAAGGTAAAAAAAGAACTTCAAAAATACAGAGATCTTTTCGAAGAGTATCTCGATGTATCTTCAGAACTGAGAAACAGAGGCGTTCCGGAAAAATTACGGCAGGCAATGGACTACTCCCTTTTCGCAGGAGGAAAGAGGCTTCGCCCTGTACTATGCCTTGCTGCCGCAGAAAAATGCGGATGCGATCTCCGTGATGCCCTTCCGCTTGCCCTTGGTTTTGAGATGCTCCACACAGCCACTCTGATCCATGACGACCTTCCATGTATGGATAATGACGACATGCGTAGAGGAAAACCCTCTAACCATGCTGTTTTTGGAGAAACTCTAGCTGTACTTGCTGGCGACGCATTGCTTGCTCTTTCCCTTGAATTTCCCCTCTGCCACAGCAAAAACATCGAACCTCACAAGCTCCTGAGGGCGATGCAGATATTCAGCAGCGCTATAGGACCGGCAGGTGTATGCGGAGGGCAGGTCCTTGATATGGACACGGCCCCTGCAGCCACTGACCCCAAATATGTAAGAAAAATAGCCTCGCTCAAGACCGGCACGTTGATAAGGGCAGCGATAACAGCAGGCGCAGCACTTGGAACAGACGATGAAAATGTCCTCAGCTGCTGCTACGAGTATGGAACACATATAGGTTCAGCATTCCAGATAATAGACGATATCCTCGATGTATCCAGCACAGCCGAAGAACTTGGCAAAACGCCCGGAAAGGATGCTGAACAGGGAAAGATAACCCATGTCTCAGTATACGGGATGAAAATAGCCGCAAAAATGGCAGAAGAAGAGACAATGCTTGCAAAAAAATCCATACTGAAGATCCTGCCTGAGGATAACTTTCTTTCTGAATTCACGGAATACCTCCTGAGGCGGACCCATTAA
- a CDS encoding endolytic transglycosylase MltG, giving the protein MFAYSSKKIEVTITGGMSAGQAARALKESGVVRDANKLVKWMIKLEIDRTLRPGTYLIAPGDEISVANQLKAARPVSLNVMIIPGTRYSTINAALKLPEGDDGLLRALSDKENFPSELHDLLPDDPKDRIVFLLPETYSLAPGNSVGVQTVKRASRLWMERVGKFLPENADKKFTAQRGILASIVEGEAKIEEERPILAGIFLNRIDKWMPLQSCATVIYCWDELGIKKKNLTYKDLEIDSPYNTYRNSGLPPGPISVPSEDSWLSALQPAKTDYLFFFATPEGNHIFSGTYEEHLKKQKEMTE; this is encoded by the coding sequence ATGTTCGCCTACTCATCAAAAAAAATCGAAGTAACAATAACAGGAGGCATGTCTGCAGGGCAGGCCGCGAGGGCGCTGAAAGAGTCAGGCGTGGTTCGGGACGCAAATAAACTCGTCAAATGGATGATCAAACTTGAAATAGACAGGACACTCAGACCGGGAACATACCTTATTGCCCCCGGTGATGAAATTTCTGTAGCAAACCAGCTTAAAGCAGCCAGGCCAGTGAGCCTCAACGTAATGATTATACCGGGGACAAGATACAGCACAATTAACGCCGCTCTGAAACTGCCTGAGGGTGATGACGGACTTTTAAGGGCCCTCTCCGATAAGGAGAATTTCCCTTCCGAACTTCATGACCTGCTGCCGGATGATCCAAAAGACAGGATAGTTTTCTTACTGCCTGAAACTTATTCCCTGGCTCCGGGCAACAGTGTAGGGGTGCAGACAGTAAAGAGGGCGTCCAGGCTCTGGATGGAAAGAGTAGGGAAGTTCCTTCCTGAGAATGCAGATAAGAAATTCACTGCTCAGAGGGGGATACTCGCTTCTATAGTCGAGGGCGAGGCAAAGATAGAAGAGGAACGCCCGATATTGGCCGGAATATTCTTAAACAGGATAGATAAATGGATGCCCCTCCAGTCTTGCGCGACCGTGATCTATTGCTGGGACGAACTGGGAATAAAAAAGAAGAACCTTACATACAAAGATCTGGAGATCGATTCACCATACAATACGTACAGGAACAGCGGACTGCCTCCGGGACCTATATCAGTACCTTCGGAGGATTCGTGGTTAAGCGCACTGCAGCCTGCAAAGACAGACTACCTTTTTTTCTTTGCAACTCCGGAAGGAAACCACATATTCAGCGGGACATACGAGGAACATCTGAAAAAACAGAAGGAGATGACCGAGTGA
- a CDS encoding DNA translocase FtsK has translation MIFGKKSKRDEKPALRQPKTKTKLTDGGAWTKLAYVVLVLISLYLTASFYTPWTGTLGQRASSAILETIGGSSIIPILFALYFSISKLLSRKVPNLIRQSAGTLLLFFTASLLLGLNTMTSDLTNYPIWLSPGNFGTSFAEQAFSLLGAFGTFIAGALSIYISMLLYNIPLFSHIKLPGSSFFNLFRKKEKGSGEHAAEKTSRDDAINISEYEGSDYFGPAGEEIDQPPITVTGLGLQGSEESVYSSEQIQDPEFNLDEDPLYDGVEQGVFPPPIEIFGKEESHEGEMDEEKSMPLGDKIIKALKQFNIEARLAEILVGPTVIQFRIQLAPGIKVNKVAVLSNDIALAMAVPSLRIEAPIPGKPYVGIEIPNPRRRGIPLRTIIEDPAYQESDAALPLPFGVAVNGDSVITGLEELPHLLVAGTTGSGKSVFINSCIVGLCSMRAPDELRMILVDPKRVEMAIYDKLPHLLTPPVTDAKKAVHVLAWAIREMESRYTMFAKARVRNLENFNKKVIPKERLPHIVIVVDELADLMMTAPKEVEEYICRLAQMARATGIHLILATQRPSVNVITGLIKANIPARVAFTLPSSVDSRTIIDCSGAEKLLGKGDMLFLSTRHPKPIRIQSPWVDEQVLCVWLNYLVNLFGLPDFIEIDKQGNGPSGIDNAAAFDDDLLEDAVDTVMSTGIASASGLQRRLRVGFSRASRLIDMMEMMGIVGPADGSKPREILVDEDEARDMIIDAKNGY, from the coding sequence ATGATCTTCGGAAAAAAGAGCAAGAGGGATGAAAAACCAGCTTTACGTCAGCCCAAAACAAAGACAAAACTGACAGACGGCGGGGCATGGACAAAGCTTGCTTACGTTGTCCTTGTGCTGATTTCCCTTTACCTTACAGCATCTTTTTACACTCCCTGGACCGGCACCCTGGGACAGAGAGCCTCTTCAGCGATCCTTGAAACGATCGGCGGATCCTCGATAATACCAATTCTTTTTGCACTATATTTCAGTATTTCAAAGCTCCTTTCAAGGAAGGTGCCTAATCTGATCAGGCAGTCTGCGGGCACCTTACTTTTGTTTTTCACTGCATCCCTGCTTCTGGGTCTCAATACTATGACATCTGACCTCACAAACTATCCCATCTGGCTTTCTCCGGGAAATTTCGGTACTTCTTTTGCTGAACAGGCATTCTCCTTGCTTGGAGCATTTGGCACATTCATAGCAGGAGCTCTTTCTATATATATTTCAATGTTACTTTATAATATCCCCCTATTTTCTCATATAAAACTGCCCGGTTCATCCTTTTTTAATCTTTTCCGAAAGAAGGAAAAGGGCTCCGGGGAACATGCAGCGGAAAAGACATCCAGGGATGACGCGATCAATATTTCCGAATACGAAGGATCTGATTACTTCGGTCCGGCCGGAGAAGAGATAGATCAGCCCCCGATAACTGTTACAGGGCTTGGCCTGCAGGGATCAGAAGAATCGGTGTATTCCAGCGAGCAAATCCAGGACCCTGAATTCAACCTGGACGAAGACCCCTTATATGATGGAGTGGAGCAGGGAGTTTTTCCTCCGCCGATCGAAATATTCGGAAAAGAAGAATCTCATGAGGGAGAGATGGACGAAGAAAAATCCATGCCCCTGGGTGATAAGATAATAAAAGCCCTCAAACAGTTCAACATTGAAGCCAGGCTGGCAGAGATCCTTGTCGGCCCGACTGTTATACAGTTCAGGATCCAACTTGCACCCGGCATCAAAGTCAATAAGGTCGCCGTGCTTTCAAATGACATCGCACTTGCCATGGCGGTGCCAAGTTTAAGGATAGAGGCTCCTATACCGGGAAAACCCTACGTAGGTATAGAGATCCCTAACCCCAGGCGCAGGGGCATCCCTCTCAGAACCATCATTGAAGACCCAGCCTATCAGGAGTCAGACGCAGCACTGCCTCTGCCGTTCGGAGTAGCAGTAAACGGTGATTCTGTCATCACAGGCCTTGAGGAACTTCCTCATCTTCTTGTTGCAGGAACGACAGGCTCCGGGAAAAGCGTTTTTATCAACTCATGTATAGTCGGTCTCTGTTCAATGCGGGCACCTGATGAGCTCAGGATGATACTGGTCGACCCCAAGAGGGTCGAAATGGCTATATACGATAAGCTTCCACACCTTCTTACGCCTCCGGTGACTGACGCAAAAAAAGCTGTCCATGTCCTTGCATGGGCCATAAGAGAGATGGAATCCCGCTACACTATGTTCGCAAAGGCAAGGGTAAGGAATCTCGAAAATTTCAACAAAAAGGTCATACCCAAGGAGAGGCTCCCGCACATAGTAATAGTGGTAGATGAGCTTGCAGACCTTATGATGACGGCTCCAAAGGAAGTTGAAGAATACATATGCCGCCTCGCCCAGATGGCAAGAGCCACGGGCATTCATCTTATACTTGCTACACAGAGACCTTCTGTCAACGTTATTACTGGCCTTATCAAGGCGAACATACCGGCAAGGGTCGCCTTTACTCTTCCCAGTTCCGTCGATTCCAGGACGATAATAGACTGCTCAGGAGCAGAAAAACTGCTCGGAAAGGGAGATATGCTCTTCCTCTCGACCAGGCACCCAAAGCCTATAAGGATCCAGTCCCCATGGGTCGATGAACAGGTGCTTTGCGTCTGGCTCAACTACCTTGTAAATCTTTTCGGCCTTCCTGATTTTATTGAAATAGACAAACAGGGAAACGGACCATCAGGCATAGACAACGCCGCTGCATTTGACGATGACCTTCTTGAAGATGCAGTGGATACTGTGATGTCAACAGGCATCGCATCTGCAAGCGGTCTTCAGCGGAGGCTCAGGGTAGGTTTTTCGAGGGCATCACGCCTGATAGACATGATGGAAATGATGGGTATCGTCGGTCCGGCAGACGGATCAAAGCCGCGCGAGATCCTTGTAGATGAGGATGAGGCACGGGATATGATAATAGATGCGAAAAATGGCTACTAA
- the rpmB gene encoding 50S ribosomal protein L28, translated as MSRLCDCCGRGPTTGNAVSHSNRHTRRRWLINLQSVRIDVGGGESRKLHICTKCLRSGKVQRAV; from the coding sequence ATGTCCAGGTTATGTGATTGTTGCGGTCGCGGACCGACGACGGGAAATGCAGTTAGCCATTCTAACCGTCACACAAGGCGTCGTTGGCTCATAAATCTTCAGAGTGTACGCATTGATGTGGGCGGCGGAGAGTCCCGTAAACTTCATATCTGCACGAAGTGCCTCCGTTCCGGTAAAGTCCAAAGAGCCGTTTAG
- a CDS encoding methenyltetrahydrofolate cyclohydrolase, protein MKFERMEIRAFLDELASDSPAPGGGSVAALCASLGSALVSMVSNLTIGKEKYKESWQLMEEVVGKSESLRFKFVELMNRDTESFNTFMAAMKMPKATEEEKCIRKKAMGEASKLATEVPLLTLEACVEMTELAYLAAKNGNTNTISDAGSAALIGEAAGKAAAYNVKINLPGVTDETFAADFKARMTEALQQLGINADKTTDILDKALQ, encoded by the coding sequence ATGAAATTTGAAAGAATGGAAATACGCGCGTTTCTCGACGAGCTTGCCTCGGATTCACCGGCACCCGGAGGAGGAAGCGTAGCAGCCCTTTGCGCCTCTCTTGGCTCTGCGCTTGTTTCAATGGTGTCCAACCTTACGATAGGCAAGGAAAAATACAAAGAGAGCTGGCAGCTGATGGAGGAAGTCGTCGGCAAGAGCGAGTCCCTGAGGTTCAAGTTCGTGGAACTGATGAACAGGGACACCGAATCCTTCAATACTTTCATGGCTGCAATGAAGATGCCTAAGGCAACAGAGGAAGAGAAGTGTATCCGCAAAAAAGCAATGGGAGAGGCTTCAAAACTTGCCACAGAGGTCCCTCTTCTTACTCTCGAAGCCTGCGTAGAAATGACTGAACTGGCTTATCTGGCAGCAAAAAACGGCAACACAAATACGATAAGCGATGCGGGAAGCGCTGCACTGATAGGAGAAGCTGCAGGAAAAGCCGCAGCTTACAATGTGAAAATAAATCTTCCCGGCGTAACTGACGAAACTTTTGCAGCGGATTTCAAAGCCCGTATGACAGAGGCCCTTCAGCAGCTAGGCATTAACGCAGACAAGACAACTGATATCCTTGACAAGGCACTGCAGTAA
- a CDS encoding TldD/PmbA family protein, with product MQEKQIEIIRQKLAETHKKGAVHADVFIQAGTAHSAHYEDGRIEELSSSNTDGSGARIIAGNKTFYSHSPGTSVSGISQIISEAETSAFGTSSLNAEKGRDPILMMEEHISPPEIGYMKELDLKIRKSSKYVRQAAFRYSISKRNVLIIRSDGICAEDSRTYCSFSAQIIAEKDGTLQTASERRCMAVPHPDFWSGSDPQKIAFAALDRALLMLEAKPCPAGKMKVLLAGEAGGTVIHEACGHGLEADIVEKDHSIYRDKIGEKVAHDSVTMIDDPMIPCLYGSYRFDDEGTPARRNVLIENGVLKAYLTDILSASTSNLPLTGNGRRQSYRNIPVPRMSNTFLAPGDSNFESMLAQTDSGLLVKKMGGGEVNPTTGDFVFYVSEAYIIKKGKVSHPVKGAILTGNGPDVLQNIISLGKDLYMDPGVCGKSGQGVPVTDGQPSMLIEGMTVGGSEA from the coding sequence ATGCAGGAAAAACAAATTGAAATTATCAGGCAGAAACTTGCCGAAACACATAAAAAAGGAGCCGTGCACGCTGACGTTTTTATTCAGGCCGGAACTGCACACTCGGCACACTATGAAGACGGCAGGATAGAAGAACTCTCATCCTCCAACACTGACGGTTCAGGAGCAAGGATCATCGCAGGGAACAAAACATTTTATTCCCATTCTCCAGGCACCTCGGTATCAGGCATATCACAAATCATTTCTGAAGCTGAGACCTCAGCATTCGGTACATCATCCCTGAATGCTGAAAAGGGCAGGGACCCCATCCTGATGATGGAGGAACATATCTCGCCTCCGGAGATAGGTTATATGAAAGAGCTCGATCTTAAGATCAGGAAAAGTTCCAAATATGTAAGACAGGCAGCTTTCAGATACAGCATCTCAAAGAGGAATGTCCTGATAATTAGGTCAGACGGCATTTGCGCCGAGGACAGCAGGACATATTGCAGTTTTTCCGCACAGATAATAGCGGAAAAAGACGGAACACTTCAGACAGCCTCGGAGAGACGCTGCATGGCGGTTCCGCACCCTGATTTCTGGTCGGGTTCGGACCCGCAGAAGATCGCCTTCGCCGCGCTTGACAGAGCCCTTCTTATGCTTGAGGCAAAACCCTGCCCGGCAGGAAAGATGAAAGTCCTGCTGGCCGGAGAGGCCGGCGGCACAGTTATCCACGAAGCATGCGGACATGGGCTGGAAGCTGATATAGTAGAAAAGGACCATTCAATATACAGAGACAAGATTGGAGAAAAAGTGGCACATGATTCGGTGACTATGATAGATGACCCTATGATCCCGTGCCTCTACGGCTCATACAGATTTGATGACGAGGGAACTCCTGCCAGGAGAAACGTACTGATCGAAAATGGAGTATTAAAGGCTTATCTGACCGACATACTTTCTGCCAGTACGTCGAACCTTCCTCTTACAGGAAACGGCAGGAGGCAGTCATACAGGAACATCCCTGTGCCAAGGATGAGCAACACTTTTCTCGCTCCGGGTGATTCCAACTTTGAGTCGATGCTGGCTCAGACCGACAGCGGACTTCTGGTCAAAAAGATGGGGGGAGGGGAAGTCAACCCTACTACCGGGGATTTTGTCTTTTATGTCTCAGAAGCGTATATAATTAAAAAGGGTAAGGTATCACACCCTGTAAAGGGTGCAATACTCACGGGCAACGGACCCGATGTGCTGCAAAATATTATTTCACTGGGAAAAGACCTTTACATGGATCCCGGTGTCTGCGGAAAATCTGGGCAGGGAGTACCTGTTACTGACGGACAGCCATCTATGCTGATCGAAGGGATGACTGTAGGAGGTAGTGAGGCCTAA
- a CDS encoding alanine--glyoxylate aminotransferase family protein, with protein sequence MNTKYLLTPGPVELPAEVLRAGARPLIGHRCPAFSELFTRIEKNLRELLKSDGPVIILPSSGTGALECMAVNFLEKGDKFISISCGVFGNRFREIALRTGAEGINIDVQFGDPVMPAIAAEAVKNNPGCKVLMITQNETSTGVVNPIKEIIAAIPEKDRPLILVDGVSSVGAMECFPQEWGIDAIGTASQKGLLTPPGLGLVWLSEKAWNALEGKTCPSYSYDLKLHKKDLEAKSPANPFTPPVSLYYALDEALEEILEVGTGVWFKSRRKYADALIAGLEAMGFDLLVKCPEARSPGVTAFKYPGGDTEAVRKKLRAMGIETAGGQGKLKGELIRVAHYNNWGWPELCIILGSLYGAADMAQTLKKDFLAEAWNIWNRED encoded by the coding sequence ATGAATACGAAATATCTGCTGACCCCCGGTCCGGTGGAACTGCCGGCAGAAGTACTGAGGGCGGGTGCACGTCCGCTGATAGGACACAGGTGTCCTGCTTTTTCAGAGCTTTTTACGCGAATCGAGAAGAATCTCCGTGAACTGTTAAAAAGTGATGGTCCGGTAATAATACTTCCATCCTCAGGTACAGGAGCTCTTGAGTGTATGGCGGTCAACTTTCTTGAAAAAGGCGATAAATTCATTTCGATCTCATGCGGAGTTTTTGGTAACAGGTTTCGTGAAATTGCATTGAGGACAGGCGCTGAAGGCATCAATATTGATGTGCAGTTCGGTGACCCGGTTATGCCGGCAATTGCCGCTGAAGCAGTTAAAAACAATCCGGGCTGCAAAGTTCTCATGATAACTCAGAATGAGACATCGACAGGCGTTGTTAATCCGATCAAAGAAATAATAGCAGCAATCCCTGAAAAGGACCGTCCTCTAATACTTGTTGACGGAGTCAGCTCGGTTGGAGCTATGGAGTGCTTTCCGCAGGAATGGGGTATTGACGCAATAGGAACAGCCTCTCAGAAAGGACTTCTTACCCCTCCGGGACTTGGGCTTGTTTGGCTCTCAGAAAAAGCCTGGAATGCTCTTGAAGGAAAAACATGCCCCAGTTACAGCTACGATCTGAAGCTTCACAAAAAAGACTTGGAAGCAAAATCCCCGGCAAATCCCTTTACACCACCTGTGTCACTTTACTATGCCCTCGACGAAGCTCTGGAGGAGATACTGGAGGTAGGTACAGGTGTTTGGTTCAAATCGAGAAGGAAATACGCCGACGCCCTTATTGCCGGACTTGAAGCAATGGGATTTGATCTTCTTGTCAAATGCCCGGAGGCCCGCTCTCCTGGAGTTACCGCCTTCAAATATCCCGGAGGTGACACGGAAGCGGTTCGTAAAAAACTTCGCGCGATGGGGATTGAAACAGCCGGCGGACAGGGAAAGCTTAAAGGGGAACTTATCAGGGTCGCACACTACAACAACTGGGGATGGCCAGAACTCTGCATCATCCTTGGATCACTCTACGGAGCTGCAGATATGGCACAGACTCTAAAAAAAGATTTCCTTGCAGAAGCCTGGAATATCTGGAACAGGGAGGATTAA
- the xseB gene encoding exodeoxyribonuclease VII small subunit, with product MNFSEKMTELDKILRKLEGDAIPLEDALSEFEKGIGLVRDCRAYLEEAKQKVALLTDDGEVPFDPHKKEDA from the coding sequence ATGAACTTCAGCGAAAAAATGACAGAACTGGACAAAATATTGCGCAAGCTCGAAGGAGACGCCATTCCTTTGGAAGATGCACTTTCAGAATTTGAGAAGGGGATAGGACTTGTAAGGGACTGTCGGGCTTATTTAGAGGAAGCAAAACAGAAGGTAGCCCTGCTGACCGATGACGGTGAAGTCCCATTCGACCCTCATAAGAAAGAGGATGCCTGA